The following are encoded in a window of Pseudomonadota bacterium genomic DNA:
- the serA gene encoding phosphoglycerate dehydrogenase: MKKFKVLVTDNISKKGVNILEREGNIKVDIMAGIKADELKKIIGEYDAILTRSGTNVTESLLENPGKLRIIGRAGVGVDNIDIEAASKKGIIVINAPTGNTLAATELTMGHILAAARKIPLAHNSLKAGKWDRKSLGVELYNKVLGVVGLGRIGSNVAIRAKSFGVKVIAYDPYIKRSKADALGVMLYDKLEDLLKEADIITFHTPLTPTTKNMITAKEIAFMKDGVIIINCARGGIVNEDDLYNALKSGKIFSAGIDVFVKEPPENSKLLQLDNLFVTPHIGANTTEGQEAVSVIIAEQVVNALNDRPCLNAINIPFMKSQLPETMQLYFNLTEKMGKFAAQISEGRPEMIKIIMVGKNFEEDLCERRFDVPFSYQPFTIAGIKGFFEVNHKGSATYINAPYLAKDGNIDIEETKAAQFDKFNDLILFIIKTDKGETSIGGTVFPDKLGRIVLLDRFHLDMVPEGSFLHFRIFDKPGIVGKVGTILGNNNINIAGFGMSRQKSGEEVAFVSVDDSISSVVLDEISKIDGMIEAKVIHL, translated from the coding sequence ATGAAGAAATTTAAAGTCCTCGTTACAGACAATATCTCAAAGAAAGGCGTAAATATACTGGAGCGCGAAGGCAATATTAAAGTTGATATAATGGCAGGTATCAAGGCAGATGAACTGAAAAAGATTATTGGCGAATACGATGCAATTCTAACGCGGAGCGGCACGAATGTAACTGAAAGCTTGCTGGAAAACCCCGGCAAACTACGCATTATAGGACGCGCAGGTGTCGGTGTTGATAATATAGATATTGAAGCTGCGAGTAAAAAAGGTATTATCGTTATAAATGCCCCTACCGGCAACACCCTTGCAGCAACAGAGTTGACAATGGGGCATATACTTGCTGCTGCACGAAAGATACCCCTTGCTCATAATTCGCTTAAAGCAGGCAAGTGGGACAGAAAAAGCCTGGGTGTCGAGCTTTATAATAAAGTGCTCGGTGTTGTAGGGCTTGGCAGGATTGGAAGTAATGTTGCCATAAGGGCTAAGAGCTTCGGCGTGAAGGTAATTGCCTATGACCCTTATATTAAAAGGAGCAAGGCTGATGCCCTTGGTGTAATGTTATACGATAAACTGGAAGACTTGCTTAAAGAGGCTGACATAATTACATTCCATACCCCATTGACACCTACTACAAAAAACATGATTACTGCCAAAGAGATTGCTTTCATGAAAGATGGTGTCATTATTATCAACTGTGCAAGGGGCGGAATTGTAAATGAAGACGATCTGTATAATGCTTTAAAATCAGGAAAGATTTTTAGTGCCGGTATAGATGTATTTGTAAAAGAGCCTCCAGAGAACAGCAAACTTCTACAGCTTGATAATTTGTTTGTAACACCGCATATCGGGGCCAACACAACAGAAGGACAGGAGGCAGTTTCCGTAATTATAGCCGAACAGGTTGTCAATGCCCTGAACGACAGGCCATGTCTTAATGCGATTAATATACCCTTCATGAAATCACAGCTTCCTGAAACCATGCAACTCTACTTTAACCTTACCGAAAAAATGGGAAAGTTTGCTGCACAGATTTCAGAAGGAAGACCTGAAATGATAAAGATTATAATGGTAGGTAAAAACTTTGAGGAAGATCTCTGTGAACGGAGATTCGACGTTCCCTTCAGCTACCAGCCTTTTACCATTGCAGGGATCAAAGGATTTTTTGAAGTAAACCATAAGGGGTCTGCCACCTATATTAATGCTCCCTATCTGGCAAAAGATGGAAATATTGACATAGAGGAGACAAAGGCAGCACAGTTTGATAAGTTTAATGATCTTATACTGTTTATCATCAAGACGGACAAAGGTGAAACCTCCATCGGCGGGACGGTATTTCCGGACAAGCTTGGAAGGATTGTTTTGCTTGACCGGTTTCATCTTGATATGGTTCCTGAAGGTTCGTTTTTACATTTTAGAATTTTTGACAAGCCGGGTATTGTCGGAAAAGTAGGGACGATACTTGGAAATAACAATATCAATATTGCAGGTTTTGGTATGTCCCGGCAAAAAAGCGGGGAAGAGGTTGCTTTTGTTTCTGTTGATGACTCTATCAGCAGTGTAGTGCTCGATGAGATATCGAAGATAGACGGGATGATTGAAGCAAAGGTTATACATTTGTAG
- a CDS encoding DNA-binding protein yields MKYQTGEVGRVIVARFEDGDVILDNIIGIAKKEAIRAGVFYLVGGMKNAKIVVGPEKDELPPVPVWREIKESHEIVGIGTIFWHGEEPKIHFHGAYGKHDNVRAGCLRETADTFIVLECVILEIKGVNATRELDPASGMVLLNLL; encoded by the coding sequence ATGAAATACCAAACCGGTGAAGTCGGCAGGGTAATTGTTGCAAGGTTTGAAGATGGCGATGTTATCCTTGACAATATTATCGGGATTGCAAAAAAAGAAGCAATCCGGGCCGGCGTTTTTTATCTTGTCGGCGGAATGAAAAATGCGAAGATCGTTGTGGGCCCTGAAAAAGATGAACTGCCGCCTGTACCGGTATGGCGTGAGATTAAAGAAAGTCATGAGATTGTTGGTATAGGAACGATTTTCTGGCATGGCGAAGAACCGAAGATCCATTTTCACGGAGCCTACGGCAAGCATGACAATGTAAGGGCAGGGTGTCTCAGAGAGACGGCAGATACCTTTATCGTCCTTGAATGTGTAATACTTGAAATAAAAGGTGTAAACGCAACAAGAGAGCTTGACCCTGCATCGGGTATGGTGCTTCTTAATCTGCTGTAA
- a CDS encoding 4Fe-4S binding protein: MKITLSRLSQLIFLAVFLILFVNTEYRGKDEISIAINSFFRANPLIIVSYLLAVKTITLLLVPGILMLVFSVLLGRFFCGWICPLGTIIDLVTDKIKKTIPIGLLKTKFKYYFLFTLLFAALFNVNISGIFDPIAILVRALTFFLYPLLGYTAKAGWTGLYYVAGENRDYVAPVYTFLKDYILPFRETFYPLAVISFVFFLFIVFLERYEKRNWCKNLCPLGTLLGLLGSFALFKRIPSILCKDCRECKTTCPTGFDEEVFQKQDCILCMDCRLKCKFKRVKFTIKLPFVGKAPAISAAKSKKTPVVIGRRIFLGGLLSGFFVSRVFSFQLPSGQERCLRPPGVSDEKEFLKKCVRCGECIKVCLRSALYPALFQTGAYGIFMPVIIPRLGYCEYNCNLCGQVCPTGAIPNLPLSQKKKSIIGVAVFDKNHCLPYAKKINCLVCEEHCPIPEKAIRFELSGEKDYNGKQIVLKKPYVIDELCTGCGICENKCPLEGKSAIEVFPAAKNKSRS, from the coding sequence ATGAAAATTACTCTGTCACGCCTTTCACAATTAATCTTCCTGGCAGTATTTTTAATCCTTTTTGTCAACACCGAATACAGAGGAAAAGATGAGATATCCATTGCAATAAATAGTTTTTTCAGGGCCAATCCCCTTATTATTGTAAGCTATCTTCTCGCTGTAAAAACAATAACGTTGCTTCTCGTACCGGGAATATTGATGCTGGTTTTTTCAGTATTGCTCGGCCGCTTTTTCTGCGGATGGATTTGCCCGCTGGGCACCATTATCGACCTTGTTACCGACAAAATTAAAAAAACCATACCTATCGGGTTACTAAAGACAAAATTTAAGTATTATTTTCTGTTTACACTTCTATTTGCTGCACTTTTTAACGTGAATATTTCGGGTATTTTTGACCCCATTGCCATACTAGTAAGGGCTTTGACATTTTTTCTTTACCCTCTCCTGGGATACACTGCAAAAGCCGGGTGGACAGGCTTATATTATGTGGCAGGTGAGAACAGAGATTATGTCGCACCCGTTTATACCTTCCTGAAGGACTACATTCTGCCATTCAGAGAAACCTTTTATCCCCTTGCCGTTATCTCCTTCGTATTTTTCCTTTTCATCGTTTTCCTCGAAAGATACGAAAAAAGGAACTGGTGCAAGAACCTTTGCCCCCTCGGTACACTTCTGGGTCTGCTGGGCAGCTTCGCTTTATTCAAAAGAATTCCGTCAATTCTCTGCAAAGATTGCAGGGAATGCAAAACAACCTGTCCAACAGGATTTGATGAGGAAGTTTTCCAAAAACAGGATTGCATTCTCTGTATGGATTGCAGGCTTAAATGCAAATTTAAAAGGGTAAAGTTTACAATAAAATTGCCGTTTGTTGGCAAAGCCCCGGCCATTAGTGCGGCCAAATCAAAAAAAACGCCTGTTGTTATAGGAAGAAGAATCTTTCTGGGCGGACTATTGTCAGGCTTTTTTGTTTCAAGAGTTTTTTCTTTTCAGTTGCCCTCGGGTCAGGAAAGATGCCTGCGACCTCCAGGCGTTTCTGATGAAAAAGAATTCCTTAAAAAATGTGTAAGATGCGGCGAATGCATAAAGGTCTGTCTAAGAAGTGCACTGTACCCTGCCCTCTTTCAGACAGGCGCCTATGGTATTTTTATGCCGGTTATAATCCCCCGCCTGGGGTATTGCGAATACAACTGTAACCTCTGCGGCCAGGTCTGTCCTACAGGTGCTATTCCTAATCTTCCATTATCACAAAAGAAAAAAAGCATCATAGGCGTTGCTGTGTTTGATAAAAACCATTGCCTTCCTTATGCAAAAAAGATCAATTGCCTTGTCTGTGAAGAACATTGCCCAATCCCGGAAAAGGCGATAAGGTTCGAGTTATCCGGGGAAAAAGACTATAACGGCAAACAAATTGTCCTGAAGAAACCTTATGTTATTGATGAATTGTGTACGGGCTGCGGGATTTGTGAAAACAAGTGTCCTTTAGAAGGAAAATCTGCGATAGAAGTATTCCCGGCAGCTAAAAATAAATCTCGGTCTTAA
- a CDS encoding DUF362 domain-containing protein — MKRREFLRFAALSVLFSGFYKNIFAKEPPVLAVAEGKDYAAITRNAVAALGGIGKFVKKGNVVVVKPNIGWDRRPEYAATTHPAVIKAIIEDCLEAGAKKVKVFDNTCNDSRRCYENSGINAALKGLKNVELKYVESERFKNTKINGVFLKEWELYDEALLADVLINMPIAKHHNLTRLTLGLKNIMGIMGGNRGYIHRNIDEALSDMNAFVKTHLTIIDATRILLNHGPQGGNLNDVKVLNKVIASTDIVAADAFATTLFGLNPQDISTTVAAYKRGLGEMNLNKIKVIKA, encoded by the coding sequence ATGAAAAGAAGGGAGTTTTTGAGGTTTGCAGCATTATCCGTACTTTTCAGCGGATTCTACAAAAATATCTTCGCAAAAGAACCTCCTGTCCTGGCAGTTGCAGAAGGTAAAGACTATGCAGCTATAACGAGGAATGCTGTTGCCGCATTGGGCGGTATCGGTAAATTTGTAAAAAAAGGTAACGTAGTTGTTGTCAAGCCGAACATAGGCTGGGATAGAAGGCCGGAATACGCGGCAACCACCCACCCTGCAGTTATCAAGGCTATTATTGAAGACTGTCTGGAAGCCGGTGCAAAGAAGGTTAAAGTCTTTGATAATACCTGTAACGATTCAAGGAGATGTTACGAAAACAGCGGCATTAATGCAGCATTGAAGGGTTTAAAAAATGTTGAGCTCAAATACGTTGAAAGCGAGCGGTTTAAAAACACAAAGATCAACGGCGTTTTTCTGAAAGAATGGGAGCTTTATGATGAAGCGCTCCTTGCCGATGTTCTCATCAACATGCCTATCGCAAAGCACCACAACCTTACACGTCTCACCCTCGGCTTAAAAAATATCATGGGTATAATGGGAGGCAACAGGGGGTATATTCATAGAAATATAGATGAAGCTCTCTCTGATATGAATGCCTTCGTAAAAACTCACCTGACAATCATAGATGCAACGCGTATCCTCTTAAACCACGGACCCCAGGGCGGAAATCTCAATGACGTAAAGGTGCTGAATAAGGTCATCGCCTCCACAGACATAGTCGCAGCCGACGCTTTTGCTACAACACTCTTCGGCCTGAATCCACAGGATATATCCACAACTGTTGCCGCATACAAAAGAGGTCTGGGGGAAATGAATCTCAACAAGATAAAGGTCATTAAAGCATGA
- a CDS encoding molybdopterin-dependent oxidoreductase, producing the protein MDRRDFIKFISVLGIGFMLPHSTLTAKEIEKVLENEDREGFYIRFYKPFKPVDPDRWTLKVGGLCENPKAFNLSDIKRLRKDTQVSRMKCVESWSSKAKWGGFRSKTLFDIVKPGKEAKFVYFYSADDYYEYISIDDLLKQRVIFVYEMNDKLLPDIHGGPLRLIMPFKYGYKSVKTIISLDFVKEEGTGLWSKYGYSRDATIKTGEDHALDLGEYRTLKKEGEPDY; encoded by the coding sequence ATGGACAGGCGTGATTTCATAAAATTTATATCCGTACTGGGGATAGGCTTTATGCTTCCGCACTCCACGCTTACAGCAAAGGAGATTGAGAAGGTACTGGAAAACGAGGACAGGGAAGGGTTTTATATCAGGTTTTATAAGCCCTTTAAACCTGTTGACCCTGATAGATGGACGCTAAAAGTCGGCGGTTTGTGTGAAAACCCGAAGGCGTTCAACCTTTCCGATATAAAAAGACTCAGGAAAGATACTCAAGTTTCGCGGATGAAATGTGTGGAATCGTGGTCAAGCAAAGCAAAATGGGGAGGCTTCAGGTCGAAGACGCTTTTTGATATTGTAAAGCCTGGAAAAGAGGCAAAGTTTGTATATTTTTATTCAGCAGATGACTATTATGAGTATATTTCCATTGATGATCTTTTAAAACAACGGGTGATTTTTGTCTACGAGATGAACGATAAATTACTTCCTGATATACACGGCGGCCCGTTGAGGCTGATAATGCCCTTCAAGTACGGATACAAAAGCGTGAAGACTATTATAAGTCTTGATTTTGTGAAGGAGGAAGGCACAGGCTTGTGGTCTAAGTATGGCTACTCCAGGGATGCAACCATTAAAACCGGTGAAGATCACGCCCTTGATTTAGGAGAGTACAGGACGCTGAAAAAAGAGGGCGAACCGGACTATTAA